The following proteins come from a genomic window of Trichoplusia ni isolate ovarian cell line Hi5 unplaced genomic scaffold, tn1 tig00002180, whole genome shotgun sequence:
- the LOC113507475 gene encoding uncharacterized protein LOC113507475: protein MLALLGEAAPDAAAPDVAAELAQRLAMLDAGARQLRAECRENAKTLDAAEAELIKQMEGSDSQWDVSGLFGAAGGGASALPAAAPPLPEDQEDYYLAVSLMVAD, encoded by the exons ATGCTGGCGCTGCTGGGCGAGGCGGCGCCCGACGCGGCCGCGCCCGACGTGGCGGCCGAGCTGGCGCAGCGCCTGGCCATGCTGGACGCGGGCGCGCGCCAGCTGCGGGCCGAGTGCCGCGAGAACGCCAAGACGCTGGACGCCGCCGAGGCCGAGCTCATCAAGCAG ATGGAGGGCAGCGACTCGCAGTGGGACGTGAGCGGGCTGTtcggcgcggcgggcgggggcgcCAGCGCGCTGCCGGCGGCCGCGCCCCCGCTGCCCGAGGACCAGGAGGACTACTACCTCGCGGTGAGTCTCATGGTCGCCGACTGA